The genome window CAACATATCTGTTTAGAAGAGAACATATTGATAAAAATATACATAAAACCGGCATAGAACTAATCATAGAGGATGAAAATCTGATTAAGACTTATCAAAACTTTTTCAAAAAAAGGATTAATCTGTGGGGAAATACAACCCATATATCTATAATTGATAAATACGGGAACGCAGTTAGCACCACCACAACAAACGGAGAAGGTTCAGGATATATAATCCCAGAAACAGGAATAATGTTAAATAATATGCTTGGAGAAGAAGACCTTAATCCTGAAGGATTTTTCAAATGGCCTGAGTATGTCCGACTTCCTTCAATGATGTCTCCAGCTGCAGTTCTAAAGGAAAACCAGATAAAACTAATATTAGGAAGTGCAGGAAGTAACAGAATTAGAAGTGCAATTATACAGACGATTTTGAATAATATAATTTTTAACAAAAGTGTAAAGGAAGCTGTAGAGCTACCACGAATACATTATGAAAATCATGTGGTATTTATTGAGCCTGGATACTCCCCTGAGATTATTAAAAAAGCAGAGGAATTATACGAAACGGTGGTGTTTGAAGAAAAAAGTCTGTTTTTCGGTGGTGTTCAGGCTGTTACAGGTGATTTTCAGGGGGCAGGAGACCCCCGTAGAAGTGGTTATGTCATAAAAGTGGATTAATCAAAAAGGGCATCAACAAAAGCCTTTGCATCAAACGGCTGTAAATCTTCTATTCCTTCACCAACACCTATAAACTTAATAGGAATTTTAAGCTCTTTGCATATTGGTATAATTGCTCCACCTTTTGCTGTTCCGTCCAGCTTTGTAATTACTATTCCTGTTATATCTGTTGCTTCTTTGAAAACTTTTGCCTGATTTATTGAGTTCTGTCCAATTGTTCCATCAAGGACAAGTATTGTTTCAACAGGTTGGTCTGGCATAAGTTTTTGTATAGTTCTTTTTATCTTCTGAAGTTCCTTTATAAGATGCTCTTTAGTGTGCAATCTTCCAGCAGTATCAACCAGAACAATATCATCCCCCCTGCTTTTTGCAGAATTCACAGCATCATACACAACAGCTGCAGGGTCAGCTCCCGGAGAATGTTTAACAATCCTTGCACCTGCCCTTTCTGCCCATACTTCAAGCTGGTCTATGGCTGCTGCCCTGAACGTATCTGCTGCAGCAAGGACTACAGATTTACCTTCTTTTACGAACTGGGCTGCCAGTTTTCCAACAGTAGTTGTTTTTCCACTACCATTTATACCAAGGAACAAAATCACAGCAGGTTTTTCATCACCAAGATTTAGAGGTTTTTCACACTCTTTTAAAATCTCATAAAGCTTTTCTTTCAGTAATTCCTTTAATTCTTCTCCGTCTTTCAGTCTTCTCTTCTTGCTTTCTTTCCTCAGAAAATCCAGAATTTCCTCTGTTTCCTTTACACCTACATCTGCTTTGAGAAGAACCATCTCAATATCTTCAAAAAGCTCCTCATCTATCTTCCTACCAAATGATATACTGCTAAAGGTGTCAACAAACTGTTTTTTAGTTTTTTCAAGGCCTGATTTCAGTCTGTCAAACATAGACTTGAACATTTTCCACCTCACGTGTAATAATTAAATTAAGTTATAAAAGTTATACTTTAATAAATTTTTTACAACTATTTAATTACCATAAAGTATAGCCGATAATAGAAAAAAAAGGAGGGTAATATGAGGTTTTTATACGGATTTATTTTATCATTTTTTCTTATGCTTCCGTCAATAGCTGAAGAAACAACAACAACTGAGCTACTTGATGAGGCTCAAAACTCCATAAAAGCTGCCTTTGAAAGTGGTTGTGCAAAGTTTGCCCCTTATGAATTTTCCAAAGCAGAAACTTACTACTATATTGCCAGAGAAGAAACATCAAAACTAAACACAAAGGCTGGAGATGCAGCAGCTATGAAAGCTATAGAATGGGCTCTTAAAGCAATGTCAAAAAGGTATGGGGAGGAATAAGATATGATTAAGAAAATTGCCGGAACAGTTGTAATAGCAGGTCTTTTAATATCCGGTTGTGCCACTAAGAAATCGGAAGAAACTAATCTTTTCCAAAAAAATATAAACAAAGATATCCAAACACTTAATAAAGAGATTGAGAAATTATACAAACTTCACGTAAAAGAATGTGCTCCAGAAGAAATCGGAAAAGCAGAGGCTTATATTGATGCTATAGATGGCCTTGCATATATAAATCCTGATACTGGAGAAATAGTAAAAACAGAGATTAAAACAA of Persephonella sp. IF05-L8 contains these proteins:
- the ftsY gene encoding signal recognition particle-docking protein FtsY; amino-acid sequence: MFKSMFDRLKSGLEKTKKQFVDTFSSISFGRKIDEELFEDIEMVLLKADVGVKETEEILDFLRKESKKRRLKDGEELKELLKEKLYEILKECEKPLNLGDEKPAVILFLGINGSGKTTTVGKLAAQFVKEGKSVVLAAADTFRAAAIDQLEVWAERAGARIVKHSPGADPAAVVYDAVNSAKSRGDDIVLVDTAGRLHTKEHLIKELQKIKRTIQKLMPDQPVETILVLDGTIGQNSINQAKVFKEATDITGIVITKLDGTAKGGAIIPICKELKIPIKFIGVGEGIEDLQPFDAKAFVDALFD